The genomic window CGAGTACTTCGCCTCAATGTGACGACGGATTGGTGCATCGTTATCTTTTCCCTCCTTTTGTGATCGGTTCTTGTTCATGAGTAGCTGTTCGTTCTCGTTGCATGCGGCGAGTGCTGATCGGTCCCAATCCATTATAGGAGCGCTCGCGTGGCCATCGGCGGAACTTAGACGACACGAGCGCGGCGTGCTTCCAATTCGGCTTTGATCCCCATCGACTCAATGCGCTTGATCGGGTTGCTGTCCGCTGATCCGAGATCGATGATGAGGACCTGATCTTCCCGCAGATCGATAATGTCCGTCAAGGCCGCCTTCATTCGCACGAGGTCGATATCCGGCAAGTCGCATTGAAAGACGGAGAATTGCACATGAGCCCCAAACCCCTTCATGGTCTTGAACACGCGCCGCAGGCGCTTGGGATCGGCAATGTCATAGGTGACCAGATAATGATGGCGCATGGATTACCGTGTGGTAAAGGGCGGCAATTCGGGAATCTCTCCCAGGAGATACCGGCCCAGCAATCGCGCCTGCACTTCCAGCACCCGACGGTAGCTGATCTGATAGCCGAACACTGGATGGGTGATCTCTTGGCTCATGCGCCGCTCGTACGTTTCGATCAGTCGGCGACGGCCTTCCGGCGTGAGCGTGACCGATCCCATGCGTTCAAACCAATCGCTCTGCCGGATCTCGCCGTTGTTGATGGCCGTCAAGACTGCCGAATCGGCAATGAGCGGCCGGAACTCTTCCATCATATCCAGCGCTAACGCCGGGCGACCGTAGCGAGGTTGATGATAGAAACCAAGGAAGGGATCAAGCCCCACGCTTTGCAAGACCACCGTCCACTCCCGCGCGAGCATCGAATAGAGCAGCGACAACATCGCATTGACCGGGTCGCGCGGCGGTCGGCGATTGCGCCCGTCGAAGTCGAAGCGGGCGCCCGGCTCGGCTTCCTTCAACATGCCGGCAAACTCCGAGAAATAGCGGCGAGCCGCCGTGCCCTCGATCCCCAGCAAGGACGCCAAAGAATCCGCCACCCCGGCTTGCACCTGATCCCGCTTCAAATTCTGAATCACGGTCTCCGGCGCGGCGCGATGATTCCGCCTGAGCAACGTGCGGCAATTCGCAATCTTGGCTTGCACACATCGACGGGCCAATACCACGCATCGCTCCGTATCAGCCGCCACCGCATATTGACGGCGCCGCAGCTCCACATGCTTATGCAGCAGGCCGCTCGTCATCCCGTAGAACCAGCCGCCGCTGGAGCAGTACACCAGCGGAATACCCCGCTTGCACAGTTCCTGCACGACCTGCGTGCTCACCTGAACAGCGCCATAGAGGACCACTTGCGACGTTTCCACCAAGCGGGCTTCCCCGATTACCTCATCGTGGTCTTTGATCTTGAGACAGTCGCCGTCCTTCGCCAGTTTCACGCCGGGTGTCTGTACATGCAGCGGGAGCGCATCGTCGTTGGACGGAACCAGCTTGCGGAGCGCAGGCTCCTCGCCTTCACGCGAAGCCCGCAACCAGCCTATTTCATCCGGTAGGCAGAGACCCACCAGCGAACAGCGCGGGCATTTGGGACTGTCCACCAATGGCGGGGGAGCCACGGTCGCCGTCGTCATGGCCCGCATGCCGGCCAACAGTTCGCGCGTTCGTGTCATCAACTCGTCGTCGAACGGCACCTCGACACGTTCGCGGGAGCCGGCGAAATACAGCACACCGTGCGTACAAGCCCATCCCTGTTCCCGCAACAACAGGCCTTGCACACAAAGCTGGACGCGTTCGGGCTCCCACGCCCCTTGCGCCGTATGCGGACGCTTGCCGCGCTTGTAGTCGACAGGAACGACCGCGCTTCCCTCACCCTCCACCAGATCGATCTTCGCGGTCACGCCCAGCTGTTCCGACGAGAGCCAGACGGATCGCTGATGGATCGTGGCTTTCTCCGGCTCCTCTTCGTCAGACTGTCGAGGTTTTTTCGTCGGACTCTGGTCCACACGCCGGTGCTGGAAGCGCCCCTCCACCGTCTCCGCGTTATCGGCAAACTCCCCGTCCACCCACTCGAAATAGGCCAGGCGCGGGCAGTAGGCAAACTCGTTCACCATCCGCGCGGGGAGCAATGGAACATCGCCCCCCGTGGATGGTCCCTGTGATTCCTGTTCCATACCTCCTTATCGGCCGGAGGTGTGGAAATATTCAGTTGTCAAAGAACGGTCAACGGCTGAATGAGTGACGCCTTGTGTTATATACTGACGGCCACTGCCACAATTGAGAGGTCCCTATGGAATATCCCATCATCATCGAACCCGACCCCGAGGCCGGAGGGTATGTCGTCTCCTGTCCGACTTTGAAGGGATGTGTCTCACAAGGCGAAACGGAAGAAGAAGCGTTGGATAACATCAAAGACGCCATCCGGACATATCTCGCCAGCATCGAGGATCTCAAGCGGTTAAAGAAGCTGAGGACCATCGAAGTTGCCGTATGACCAAACTGCCGCAGGTCTCTCATGATCGCGTCGTGAGAGCCCTCAAAACGAGCCGGCTTTTATGTCCTTCGCGAAGGCAAACATATTTAGATGACCGACGAGAAGCATATCGTGATTATTCCGCGTCATCATGTGATCAAACCTGGCACGCTAAAACAGATTCTCGACGCCGCCGACATTTCTGCGGACCGGTTCAAAGAGCTGCTCTGACGTTCTACTTTTCCGGCGTAAACCCGTCGCGCCATTCAGGTGGTTCACCGCCCGGCCGAGGCCGAAGTATCGTTACCCCATTCGCAACTGCCGCTTCACCCGCGCCGGCGGCACCGTACGTTTCCGGCCTTCTGCCTTTTTCGCTTTGCGCAGTTCCAGCAAGTCTTCCATGTCTTCAAGCCGTTCCTTGAGGGACACGAACTCTTGATACGGCAACACCGCGAATTGCTTTTTCCCGTCTTTCACCAAAATCTCTGGATGTAAGGTCATCATGGTCTTAATACCTTGAGAGTCTTGATCGCTCTGGGTTCGAATCCAATTGTGTATTGCATCCTATTTCTCTACCACCGGCATAAACTGGCCGAGGCCGAAGTGACAGGCGTATCCGAGAGCGATAGGCCCAGTCACAGGTTGTTCAAATCGCAACTCGAGCAATCGTCCGCGTGTATCGGGTTGCGCGAGACCATGCTTGCGGCGAAAGCGATGGAAGTGCAATGAGCGCATGACGCGACCACCGTGTCGGATCGAAGCCAGCTCACTCATCTCAACGATCTTGGGTAAATCTGTGCCACGTTGACACCACTCTCGATGCAGCTGCCCAAGGATGGCCGCGGCGGTCGCCTTCGGTGTGCGCAACTCGGGTTTCTTAAGATGCCATGGGTGAAGATAGGGCGTTACACTTCGCCATATCGCGCTTTTACCGGTCAAAGATGTAACCTTGTCGAACAGCGATGCAGTGCCAAAACCCTCCAACATCAGCCTTAGCGGCTCGTTTTCTCCTTGTCGAATTTGCTGAAGGGCGGTGAGTACACGTATGGCTTCGGAACTAAATCCGCCTGGAGCATGTACGAGAAGATGCTCAATCTCACCGCGCTCGTTTGGATCAGAAAGCCAGAAGGCATGTGCGTGGTGGTTGGGTGAATCCAGCTCATGGCCGGATAGCTCGCACGGAATGGCGTTTTCACCTAGAAGTTGCCTGGCGCAGCCCATCGCAGCCAGACGTAACATTTCGCCAACGCGGACCGCGTCTTCGATACGATGAAGCGGTTTGCCGTAGAGCATGAAGCGTGCTGTAGTGATGCCTGCTTTCGGCTTGATGGTCGCCGACTTACGGAGGACCTTCGGCGCAATAGTCTTGAGTGCGTAAAGTGGGCGGCAATAGCTTACGACCCGCGCACAAGGCGGCGCGCTCCAGCCAGCAGCTTGGAGTGCGCCAGTTTCCACACTAATGGCATTCAGCCAGTCACCGGGAAGGGTTGTCAGCAGCTTTTTCTCCACTGGTTTAATTTTGGACGAACGTACCTCAGGATCGAGTTCGATACCGGCGGTTTCGAGCTTAGCTGAACGGAACGCACGATAATTCTCTGGCCTGCTTGGTACCATCAGACGTACGATCTCATGTGTTACTTCTCCTCTCTCCAAATCCACGGCTTCAGCAGCCGGCAGGCAATTGCAGTCCACCGGCGCGTCCGTGCGGCGAGCGTCCACCCAGGACTCGGCGCGACCCAGAAAGCCCAGATTCTCAAGCAGGGCGTCGAGCATTTCAGTTTGTGCCGTGTCGAGCACGAGTGCCGGCCAAACAACGACAACAGGATTATCATCCGCGACTCGCACGAAGGCATCGAACACCAACGTGCGTTTATCCTTGCCAGGCATATAGTGTCGAGAGTGGGCGTGAATCGCACACTCAGGCAAGCGATACGATGGCGGTTCTGCTCCCGCAAGTTGCGCCAACAGTTCATGCAGGCGCTCGCGTGGAAAACGTACGGGATCGAGCTTGCGATGCCATACCGCGATGAATGCGCGCGTGATACGCCACAGGTCTGGCGGCCAGGCCACGTCCGCTTCGTTGACGTGCCGCCCCCAGGGAGTGGCATGATAACGCCCGGCTGGAAAAGTGAAGGCAATGGAGAGCATGGCAACCTCAGCTCCAATTTACGCGAGTAACGCGGTCATCCGGCCATTTCTGTTCCTTGGCGACTGTGGCAATTAAACCCGGGAGCACAGCTTTGAGTTCATTAAGCGCTGGCAAGACAAAGCCCGTCGGACGCTTGACGACGATGCCGGACTCTTTAACCTCAAGATCGCAGGCCGTGCGCAAACGCAAACCTGAATCGAGAAAGGCCTGAATCTTGAACAATGCTAAGGCAATCAAAAGCTGTGTAACAGAATGGCCCAAGCCGAAGGCGCGAATCTGCGCTAAATCAACATTGAAAAAGGCTATGATCTTTGCGGATGTGAACTCGGAACGCGGAAAAGGCACATTGCCGAATCCCTTGCCTGTGTCACCGGAAGGGTTGACGTGATCATTCTTTACCCCGCCGCTTTGCGCTTCCGTGATTTCTTCGGCTTCAATGAATGATGACAGTACACGCGGCAAACGTAGGCGCCCGCCAGCAAGATCGGATTTGGCGAGGAAAACGCCGTGGATCAAAGCATTCGTGTCTAGCTTCAAAAGAACGGCCGCGAGTTTCTTAATATCGACCGGCCCCTCTTCCATTTCAGCAAGCTGGGACTTGAGGGATTGGAGAACACTCTTGTCTTTACCCTCGAGAACATAAGGCGAGTTGATGCGATGTGCTTCCAAAACGGTATTGGTTAGTGCCTCCTCAATTTCTTTGCCGTCCTTACCTTTCAATTTCTTGAACACCTTAATGAGTGGAAGCCCCTTAATCGGTGCCACCCAATCATCAGTAGATCTATCCCAACACACGGCTTCCAGGCGATTCGCCATGCTCTGGGCGGATTCGACCAGCAGCATCCGTTCACCATTCGGCCCATCATACGTAGCGGGTCCCAAATTAGGAAAGCCAGTCGGCTGGAAGCGTGTGCCCTGCAAGGGCTGTAAGTGGGCCTCCAACAACAGACGTGGAGCATCAGCCAAAGGCATGAGTAGTGCGTCGAGAGTTTGCGGCATAGTGGTTCTCCTGTTAGGCGATGATGTGGGCTGGTTCAATCGGTTCGATGTCCAATGTCGGGCGTAAATCGAGACTGCGCAGCAGCTTTCGGGTTTCAAAAACACTGAGCGGAATACACAGTGCAGCGAGCCAGCGTGCACCGTCCACTCCGACGGCCCCGGGCGGGTTTCGGCCTGGCAGCTGCACGCCGACCGCGCGCAGCCGTTGCCAGGCCATGCGCACGGCAGCCTGTAGGTCGTTGGCGGCCAGACGTGCAGGGATTTCAGCAGGCAGGCGAACGCTCTGATCAGGCGGCAGCCACTTCAAGGCACGGAGAACTGACTCCGGCGTGAAGAAGACTTTCAGCAACGCGAATGTGGGCGGAAGTGTAACTTCTTCGTTACTACGTGGCGGCTTGGCACCGCTCCAGTCCACACAAGCAAGACCCCCAAGAAGTTCGCTGATGAGGGTGTCATCGGTGACTCTACCGAGAAACTGGACTACATCGTCGCAGGTGGCGCCGGTCTGGCTGGCTAACACTTCGCCTTCCGCGCCGAGCGCTATCGCTTCCAGCCTCCGCCGGTGCAACAGCTTGGTTAGATTTCCGGTGAGCGGCCCCGGCCCCCAAACTGCGAGTCGGGACGCGGGGTCCCATGCGCGGTCACCATCCCTGTTGAGGGTTTCGCTGACCGTAGCACGATGTCGGCGGGCGTGAAGAACTCTTCGACCTTTGTCATCCCACAGGCACAAACCAGCGAGTGCTGCAGCGATGCGGAATTCGGTGGACTGATCGTCCGCCTTTATCGCCCAAGGTAATGATAGGCAAGGGGCCGGAACGCGCACGAATTCTTGTGACTTGGGGCTGACATTGAGTGCGGCTTCAATATCCCCCACCCATCGCAGCACAGTTTGCATAGCAGCGCGGCTGGCTTGTTGTGCCAACGCAAATAGCGCGGCGTCAAGTTGATGGGCGGCAGCGCAGAAGGCGTTAGGGGCGTTCTCGTCACGCGCATAACGCTGCACGGTGGCAAGCCAGTTGCGGCGTTCAAGTTCGGCAATGAGGTCGGCATCTAGATTTCGACGCACGGCGATGCGCGACAAGGGTGTCGCCAGAAAATTCTTCCCTTGCCGCTTCAGGAAACCGTAACGCTGGAAACTCCGTATTCCACGGTTGACCCCCAATTGAGCCACAGCGCGGGCAAAGGCGAGACCATCGCGGGCGGAGCGACCATTGAGGGTGGCGCGGCCTTCGCTCAACAAAGATCGAATTTCAGCCACCCCGCACGGAACCGCCCACAGTGGCATCCATATTTCATTGCGCGAATCATCATCATCTCCTGCTCTGGCGGCTCCCTCGGTTCCCATCCGGCCACGCACGACGAACGGAGCCGACAGGATGGCCCGGTCGACGAACTCCAACCGCCGCACAGCGGAAGCGGCGAAAAGCATGGCACCTTCGAGCATAAGGATGAAATCCCACGCGTTGGTCTGGGCACCACCCTCGAAGCCCGACGATGCGTTCGGGCCGCCTGCTAAACCAGGAGCAAACTGCCCCATAGCACTTTCTGAAAGCAAATTGCACGGGGCGCCGAACAACGCTGAATTGAGACTGTCGTCTGCGCCTGGACCTGCCGCACCTGTTGCTACGTCAATCACATCCAAAAGCCGTTGCATGAAATTGTTCGTGAAATCGAGGTTTCCATCGTTCCCTCCCGTGCCAAGTAATGGAGGAAAGCTCGTCTCGTAGCCAGCGATCACAACCGCGCTGTCCATGGCGGACAGACAATGGTCAGAAGCAAGGTTTCTGAACGCTTGAATGAATCGGTCTTTCTGGTTGTTCGTCGAGGTGTTTTCAGGCACTTCAACAATCTTGAAATCGGCGACAATGCCACGAGCGATGGCGATCGCATCTCGATAGTCTGCGAATCGTGCGGAGGTGGATTGCGCTATCGCGGCTACTGTCCTTGTGGCCTCTGTCTCTTGATCTCGAACGCCGGTCTTGAGCTTCTTGCCTGTGACTGGGTCTTTCTCTTTGAGCTTGCCTTCCTGGAAGTAAAAGCCGCTGCCGCCGTTCCACGGTGCAATCAACGGCGTAGGCCGATACCACTCCAAAAAGAACGCACGCAGTTCGTCCTTCGTCAACTCCGTGCGCAGCACAAACACGTCCTCGCGCCAAAATCCGGTGGCCTCGGGGTCTCCACCCCCATCGGCCCCTGCTTCGGCCACCAAGCGCAGCACGGCCAGCGCCTTGAGATAAGAGGCTAGTGGCGTGGGCGTGCAGCCGGGCAACGGATGTTCATGGATCATTTCACACCTTCCTGTTCTACACGCGAAGCGCGCCAGTCGGCGATTCGCACCAGTGCCTCACACCAAGCCAATTGAAAAGGTCCGAGATTCTTCAACAATCTTTGGGTGCGTGTGGTCCAGGACGGGCCTTGGGGGCCATCGCCGAGCTGCATCAGGTCCAGTTTGAGTTCGACTTCAGGGATAGCCTCGCCGTCCTCGAAATGCATGACTGGAAGGCGATCACCATCCCATACGCCACGCGCGAACAGGCGCCCATCCGGCGCTTCACCTTCTTGAGGAAGTGCGCGCAGAGACATGCGAACCTTGCCGTGGTGCGCGGCAATCAGGTACGCGACCTCGTCGGCGTCAGCCTGGGCACCATGCAGTGCCAGCCAGGCAAGCGCCGACGCGAGTTCGTGACGAAAGTAAGCGCGCTTCACCGCCTTGCCGTCCACCATCACTTGATAACGAGGTTTGCCTGGTTTGCGGTCCGAATTACGTCCAGCCTTCGCCCAATGTCCAGTGTCCAATGTTGCTCCCGTTCCCTGTTCGTGCGCGTACCGGAGCATCGAATCGAAGGCTTCATGCGCCTTGCCTACATCATGCCAACGTGCAGCGCGGATGATGGCCTGCGACTCTTCGACCGCCAGCGCCGTACACAACTCACGCGCCTTTTGTTCCACGTCGGCAAGGTGGCGCGGAAGCATCACCGCTACCTGCAACAAGCTGCGATGGTCGTCGTCAAACGCTTCTTCGCTCAGAGATTCCTTTTCAGGCGCGATGACCGTAGGAGCCTCGACCGTATCACTTTCCGGATAAAAACCGAGTTGCGCTGTATAGCCACCAACAGCGGCTTTCAGCATCAGCGTCATGCCAGGGCGCAGGCGCAGACCTTTGGGATTGGGCGACGTCCATTTGCGGGCCAATGTGTCCCACACAAATACATCTCCGATTTCCAAACGATCCAGCAGCTTCTTTGCCGCACCTAACCCAGCGCGGCACAACTCTTCACGCGATGCCGGCGGTTCGTCCTGCGGATCTCCGGCCAGTGCACGCCAGAACAGGAGTACATCGGCATCATCGGCGTCCCGAATGTAGTGCGCGATATCCACGTCGAAACCAGATAGATCAGGGTCGGTGTTAAACAGGTCGAGGAAATCCTTGCGCCGCAAGACTGGATGCAACGGGGCATCAGCGGTGACCGGCGGAAGATCCACGGGTGAGGCGCTCGTGAGATTTGTGAGAATTTTTCGCGCGTCCTCAAGTTCGTCGGTGTTGTAGGGCTTCGCATCCGCTACGTCCATCCAGATAACCTGCGCCTCTTTTGCCTCATTGAACTCGCCATAACGATTGCAGCGTCCAAAACGCTGCACCAGCGAAGCCCAGGGCGCCAGTTCCGTGAATAGCACACGAGCGGATAGATCCACGCCAGCTTCGATCGCCTGGGTGGCAATGACGATGCGGCCTTCGGCTGGCGGGACAGAATGCAGACGCTCTTCGTTCGCGCGGCGATCCTCGGCGCGGAACCGGGAGTGAATCAGCAGCCGTTCCGGGATGCTTGAAACAGATTGAACTGGTGTCGCTGTTTTCTTTCTGCCTTTCACCGGCGGTTCCGAGAAACGTCTTTCCAATTCAGCAAACAAGCCCTGCGCCCGTTCGACGGTGTTGAGGATTGCCAGTGTGGTGGTGCGCGGCTGATGCGCGGCAAGGATGCGGTCAGCCAATCCTTTGAGATAAGCTTTGATGTCGTCGCCCGTCAGCTTGTCGGCCTTCTCGTTTTCCTCCGCCTTTTCCGGTTTGGTAGACTTTGTCGAGACGAGCGCCGCATCGCAACAGCTCAGAGACTTGACCGCCTCCCGTCTCTCTCGAACCTCAGATGTCTTCTTTTCGTCGTCGCTCAGCTCCAGCGGGATCGTTGAGGTAGGATCGAAATCTACCGTTTTTAACCAATCCCGCTTGAGCGTGGCCGAGACCCAAATACTGTGGCTGTTTGAGGCCAAACCGATCTTCTGGCGAAATGCCTCCAATTGCGCGCTGGTCTTCAAGCCAGGCCCCATCAACTGGACTTCATCAAATACCCACAGCGCATCGTTATGCAGCCAGGCAAAGTGCACCGGCCACTGATATCGGCTCATTCCATAGCCGCGCATCAGCGCTCGCGAAAGAAGCATGTCCTGGGTACCGATCAGGATCGCATCTTCTTCCGGGTACTCGGCCCAGGTCGCCCTTTTCACGTCTTCAGCACCGCCCATCAGGAAATGTACAGATACCCTGCCTTCGCCCCCCTTGCCTTGAATACCAAGTTTCTTGAGCCAGCTGGATACGTTCCTATGCGTCTGCTCCACCAGCACTCGCATGGGCAAGCAATATACCAACCGCCTTGGAGTTGCCCTTCTGACTTCTAAATCAGCGAAGCGCCTTCGCCATAACCATCCCAACACCGCCATCGCGGTCTTGCCCATCCCCGTCGACACATCCACCAGTTCCGGTAAAGTTTGCTCACAGGCAAAACGAACCTGATAGGGATAGGGCTCATACTCAGTTGCCCGATGAAACCACAGTTTGAACTCTTGTGTATCTCTCATTGTCACCTTCCCTGTCGCCTACCCTATGAACCTATGAACGATATCGCACGATTCTTTGTGAGGTCGCAATTTGCGACTTCAAGCAGTTCTGCGGAAATTGGCGCAATCAGCCGATATCCCGGTAAGCCCAGGGCATGTGTTGCCACCACCAGTCGAAGTCTGCTGCTGGTGATTCATCTCCGGCATCGCCCCCTCATGCGCAGCATGAGACCTCGCCTGCCTGATTTCTTTATAGGAGCTGAAGAGCCATACGCTTTTCTTTTGGCGGAATCAAGAGACAAACGTACGTATTATCTTCACTTCTTGTATCGAATCCCCATCATTTCACCCAGCGGCGCAACCGGCGCGGTGGATTGCATTGGTTGACTTTGTGCAGGAGACTGTTCAATGGAGTCCTCGCTCGCCCGCTTTGCCTTTCGATGCGCTTCCTGTCCAATCGCCCCATGGCGTTCGATCCCGCCAATCCACCCATCCAACAGCGCTGGATATCGGCCATGCGCAGCGCTCTAGATAGATCTGATCAAACCCGTACGACTGTCCTTCACTCCCCAGCTCCGACGAGTCCAATGAGAGGCGGGGGCCAGCGTGCAGATTACCGTGCATGACCAGGTGATCGCTGAAATTCGCGCCGTCGAGCAAGGACCTGCGCCTAGAGCCGCCACGACGCTCTTGAGACTCATGGCCAAGATGCCTACGCGGCGGACGAAGAAGGTCCCGATCTCTTCTCATGTGAAATCCCATTTGTATGGCCCGCGTGGCGCGATCTGCTGAGGAGCCTCTCGACCTCGGCCTGACCGTCCTTCCATACCGTCACTCAGCGTCTGTTCTCTCTCCTGCCCGCACCCAGCGGCTCAAACGGCACGGTCGAGTTGTACTGGTTGACCGGATTCAACGGATTCTCCGGGTGATATCGATTCACCGGATTGAAGGGATTGGTGGGATTGTATCGGTTGACCGGATTCACCGGATTGTCGGGATCGAATTTGTTCACAGGATTGAACGGGCTGTCCGGGTCGTATTTGTTGACTGGGTTGAGCGGATTGTCCGGCGCATAGCGGTTGACCGGATTGAAAATGTTGTAGTCGCGCTCATAGCGCTCGTCGAATCCCATATCGGCCAGGCACGTTGCGACCCACATGCATAGCATCGTCCCAATCAGCAAACTATATTTCATGGCCACCTCCATATGATGCACCTTCATTTGCTGTGTCCATGATACGCAACGACTGTGACATCGGAGGTCCCTGTCCAAAAGATTCCCTTGTCGCGCATTTTCCTCGGACTCAGGTAGGGGGGTTCGACAGCTGTTGAAGTTCTCGCTCTGAGCCGGTCGTGACATCCAAGGTCCCTACCGATGCCTCTGTGCCGACCGCTTACGATCCAACCAAGGCCGAATTTCCAGCGAGAACGATTGACATCTGCCTACTCCATGCATACGATACCGGCATATCGAACAGAGGTGATGCATGCGTACGACCTTGGATCTCAATGAGAAACTCATTCGTGAACTTATGGACGTGACCTCAGCCAAAACCAAGACGGATGCAATTCATCAGGCGGCCTCGGAATTGATTCGGCGAAAAAAACTGGATGGGCTCAAGTCCTTGAGCGGCAAGATCCACCTCGACCTGGATTGGAGTAAGCTGGAACAGACCGAGATCCGTCATCAAGCCTCCTTGAAACGCCGCCGACATGGTCATCGCTGATACTTCTGTCTGGATTCCATTCTTTAATCGTCCAGATTCGCCTGAAAAAGCTACCCTCGACTTGCTCATTGACGCCGACGAGGTCGTCCTTGTCGGGGTGGTCCTGGCTGAATTGCTCCAGGGTTGCCGCACATCATCCGAACGGGATACCCTTTCCGATGCCTTGCTGGCCTTGCCCTATCATGAAGTGACCCAGTCCACTTGGTCACAGACGGGTAACCTTTCGTCACAGTTGCTTCGCAGAGGCGTGACCTTGCCGCTGTCGGATCTGATCATCGCTGCCTTGGCAATCGAGCACAACTGCCATGTGTACAGTCTGGACATCCACTTCAAAAGGATTCCGGGTGTACGTCTGTATCCGCCCGCATGACGCTCATCGTTCTCATAGCGTTGAGCCGGAGTTTCTTCGAAGAATAGAGTCAGCCTCTTCCACAACAGCCACTCGCAGATTGTTGGGGCGCACGACCCGCACGCCGCTGCTGAAGCTGAGCACCCAGCCGACGAGCTCTCGGCTGTCGGCAACCGCCAATACCATCCGCAGCTTGCCGCCCGGCAGTCCCGTAAGCTGTTGGCTGGGGTGCCAGACCCGGTCTTTCGCCCAGGCCGCCGTTGGTTTATCAAGTTCTAACTCAACTTCGACACGAGGCCCGCGCATGACGGTGAGGGAGTCTTCCACAAAGGCATCGAAGTCGAAGTGCAGCGGGATCTGATAGGGCAGATCGGTCGGTGTGACGGACTTGATCCGTTCGACGGCAAACATGCGGGGCTCTTCGCGCAGATGACAGTACCCGACCAAGTACAGTCCCCCGGAGGCATACCAAAGGCGGTACGGATCGACCTCGCGCCGAGTCACGCGGCCCCGCGAGGCGGAGTCATAGCGCATCTGGATGCGCTTCTTGTCGGTAATGGCATGGGTGAGGCGCTCGACGATCTCACGATGACGCTTGTATCGTTTGTGCGGG from Candidatus Nitrospira nitrificans includes these protein-coding regions:
- a CDS encoding helix-turn-helix transcriptional regulator, whose protein sequence is MPRNDQAVRQLILLTKLESSRHGLTLEQLAEGLDHSAARHLRTLRRDLDAIESAGYPLLTERIDGRTRWKLLDGLRNAPALRLSPTELMALTLSRSLIAPLQGTAIHASLQSALSKASAALPPEGLALVHQLEDTFSVGLGPHKRYKRHREIVERLTHAITDKKRIQMRYDSASRGRVTRREVDPYRLWYASGGLYLVGYCHLREEPRMFAVERIKSVTPTDLPYQIPLHFDFDAFVEDSLTVMRGPRVEVELELDKPTAAWAKDRVWHPSQQLTGLPGGKLRMVLAVADSRELVGWVLSFSSGVRVVRPNNLRVAVVEEADSILRRNSGSTL
- the vapC gene encoding type II toxin-antitoxin system VapC family toxin, with translation MVIADTSVWIPFFNRPDSPEKATLDLLIDADEVVLVGVVLAELLQGCRTSSERDTLSDALLALPYHEVTQSTWSQTGNLSSQLLRRGVTLPLSDLIIAALAIEHNCHVYSLDIHFKRIPGVRLYPPA
- the cas3g gene encoding type I-G CRISPR-associated helicase/endonuclease Cas3g; protein product: MRDTQEFKLWFHRATEYEPYPYQVRFACEQTLPELVDVSTGMGKTAMAVLGWLWRRRFADLEVRRATPRRLVYCLPMRVLVEQTHRNVSSWLKKLGIQGKGGEGRVSVHFLMGGAEDVKRATWAEYPEEDAILIGTQDMLLSRALMRGYGMSRYQWPVHFAWLHNDALWVFDEVQLMGPGLKTSAQLEAFRQKIGLASNSHSIWVSATLKRDWLKTVDFDPTSTIPLELSDDEKKTSEVRERREAVKSLSCCDAALVSTKSTKPEKAEENEKADKLTGDDIKAYLKGLADRILAAHQPRTTTLAILNTVERAQGLFAELERRFSEPPVKGRKKTATPVQSVSSIPERLLIHSRFRAEDRRANEERLHSVPPAEGRIVIATQAIEAGVDLSARVLFTELAPWASLVQRFGRCNRYGEFNEAKEAQVIWMDVADAKPYNTDELEDARKILTNLTSASPVDLPPVTADAPLHPVLRRKDFLDLFNTDPDLSGFDVDIAHYIRDADDADVLLFWRALAGDPQDEPPASREELCRAGLGAAKKLLDRLEIGDVFVWDTLARKWTSPNPKGLRLRPGMTLMLKAAVGGYTAQLGFYPESDTVEAPTVIAPEKESLSEEAFDDDHRSLLQVAVMLPRHLADVEQKARELCTALAVEESQAIIRAARWHDVGKAHEAFDSMLRYAHEQGTGATLDTGHWAKAGRNSDRKPGKPRYQVMVDGKAVKRAYFRHELASALAWLALHGAQADADEVAYLIAAHHGKVRMSLRALPQEGEAPDGRLFARGVWDGDRLPVMHFEDGEAIPEVELKLDLMQLGDGPQGPSWTTRTQRLLKNLGPFQLAWCEALVRIADWRASRVEQEGVK
- a CDS encoding type II toxin-antitoxin system VapB family antitoxin; protein product: MRTTLDLNEKLIRELMDVTSAKTKTDAIHQAASELIRRKKLDGLKSLSGKIHLDLDWSKLEQTEIRHQASLKRRRHGHR